One Oharaeibacter diazotrophicus DNA window includes the following coding sequences:
- a CDS encoding Fe(3+) ABC transporter substrate-binding protein — MLVHRLLAASAVSLCLAVPAVAAEVNFYTTREPGLIQPILDRYSAETGVKINTIFVKEGLAERVEAEGANSPADVLMMVDYGNLIDLEERGLTQPVQSAVLDAAVPENLRDPDHNWFALSMRARVVYASKERVTDKAITYEDLADPKWAGKVCIRSGQHPYNTSLIAAMIVKDGEPATKTWLEGVKANLGRKPGGGDRDVAKDILAGLCDVGVGNSYYVGLMRSGKGGDEQKTWGDAIDVILPTFKDGLGTHVNIAGAAIAKHAPNRDEAVKLLEYFASDEAQEMFAKANYEYPVKAGVAADPIIAALGTLKIDKESLQEVAAQRKAASLLVDDVGFDN; from the coding sequence ATGCTCGTGCACCGCCTTCTCGCGGCTTCCGCCGTGTCGCTCTGCCTCGCCGTCCCGGCCGTCGCCGCCGAGGTCAACTTCTACACGACCCGCGAACCCGGCCTGATCCAGCCGATCCTCGACCGCTACAGCGCGGAGACCGGCGTCAAGATCAACACGATCTTCGTCAAGGAGGGCCTCGCCGAGCGCGTCGAGGCCGAGGGCGCCAACTCGCCGGCCGACGTGCTGATGATGGTCGACTACGGCAATCTGATCGACCTCGAGGAGCGCGGCCTGACGCAGCCGGTGCAGTCCGCCGTGCTCGACGCCGCCGTGCCGGAGAACCTGCGCGATCCCGATCACAACTGGTTCGCGCTCTCCATGCGCGCCCGCGTGGTCTACGCCTCCAAGGAGCGCGTCACCGACAAGGCGATCACCTACGAGGATCTGGCCGATCCCAAGTGGGCCGGCAAGGTCTGCATCCGCTCGGGCCAGCATCCCTACAACACTTCGCTGATCGCGGCGATGATCGTGAAGGACGGCGAGCCGGCGACGAAGACCTGGCTCGAGGGCGTCAAGGCCAACCTCGGCCGCAAGCCGGGCGGCGGCGACCGCGACGTCGCCAAGGACATCCTGGCCGGCCTCTGCGACGTCGGCGTCGGCAACAGCTACTATGTCGGGCTGATGCGCTCCGGCAAGGGCGGCGACGAGCAGAAGACCTGGGGCGACGCCATCGACGTGATCCTGCCGACGTTCAAGGACGGCCTCGGCACCCACGTCAACATCGCCGGCGCGGCGATCGCAAAGCACGCCCCGAACCGGGACGAGGCGGTCAAGCTGCTGGAATACTTCGCCTCCGACGAGGCCCAGGAGATGTTCGCCAAGGCGAACTACGAGTATCCGGTCAAGGCCGGCGTCGCCGCCGATCCGATCATCGCCGCGCTCGGCACGCTGAAGATCGACAAGGAGTCGCTGCAGGAGGTCGCCGCCCAGCGCAAGGCGGCGAGCCTGCTCGTCGACGACGTCGGCTTCGACAACTGA
- a CDS encoding ATP-binding protein: MADRADSFIAAAADPQLAALAADPRPAVLFDRGGTRILWANGAGAAYLGVSDPAALARRGFAAESAPARRIATLARQLSGTEERTERLALPKGLLPQPVVCRARRVALGIERHVLLVVGDGTGRLDPATAARRYEALTAAARLAAAPAVTELSADIAGVAVPEDAPAVPAVPAPAPREAVADAAGETIPEDAPDEGETAPGTAADATPELAAREAAVEPAEVATASTASDVADAVPVPAERAESAPGAVATKAAASAPAAIAVAAPSASEVPAAASVSDPADATVDAAFTEPVADADADADGMSTVAAESDIAAGIGERPDPTVSNPTASLPEADAAIEPTPAEAVVTTGDDADAETDTGAPIEAASESDAAVEAPVTDDAAPATPAEPTFKAPTHGRAVRFVFELDDALAFRFVSDDLAATVGPRAADLAGRRWPDVARDFGLDPLGRVATALGRRDTFTGLTVDWPVQDAAARVPVDLAGMPVFGRDRAFKGYRGFGIAKCGALFAAPVAVTAVLATAALATAAATTADTSTDDAPTANGTDLPAAEAPALVEEPAVETVDTPVVPQIADVPTDLGAGSDEAAAEEADDAASPPCEPSDLPAAEAPALVEDSETVEIVHAPGDAPGVDVPPEEVVDDLGGAAFRDDADTPDAPPPPAPPTPPAEQPSPPRPDEAPAGPSTPSVEPAAPEVPPAPPPEAPAPAPSAPDTAPGAPEEVPADLPEEVPAGVPDEAPLERPDEVAPPVVEETGAPLPDEMPAPVMPSEFAAPSRVDAEAPTPDETVAPMAPAAFAAQDHLGTAPAGSATETGPEAGADDMPVPMGAAREVGEIPAPALAAIGVESPLAGIGTRTADATAVATAPTSTAEPQTIADPGETTKADNSEGAPSDTPSGSTAAEIVAVEAVPAPNADEAVAETAERVADAVETVGEAPALADHADLSTTAELPAAGTATDSVEALAGETGGTEAEADVDEPAAPGVDAIEIADAHTSGPAVVEAKPEQVNELAAAAVPLAPEEAVADARSDEAPVTIGADVPAATEAPAEVAAEVAEIASAPPVQPAIAEMIPAAVADAAPTALLGDAPAEAPTLVEATATPDDAATDSPSEPAAEPVIAALSTDAIDEADAPATDEPDDDAPVVDGVEADVAWSERTTAEVIPSPIVPRAVPKPFYSDAEAERRQLSRPEREAFQKIAEALGARLEGGGPLAPAGALPEDAEASAAAVPTVPVPPAPAGVDCALLDRLPIAIALLKDGEALFVNRAFLALTGYDSAAALADAGGISAAFAGSALPRDASLPALRRRDGVEIAVAARLHSVPVDGGAASMLVIQETAAATGATRAASAEARAEELEAILDTATDGVLVLDPKGVVVGANRSAEALFGTERSAMVGEPLVSLLAPESHRAAIDYLDGLSRNGLSSVLNDGREVIGRVRGGGLVPLFMTVGRVSATRFCAVLRDITQWKRAEEELTNAKRAAETASSQKSEFLAKISHEIRTPLNAIIGFSEVMMEERFGPVGSERYKEYLRDIHLSGAHIMSLVNDLLDLSKIEAGKLDLSFEAVAPNDVIRECVALMQPQANRERIIIRTSLSSSLPAVVADSRSLRQIVLNLLSNAIKFNTPGGQVIVSTLYEVTGEVALRVRDTGPGMSEDDIAKALEPFRQLQTTRPGRGTGLGLPLTKALVEANRASFRIDSTVGQGTLVQVTFPSTRVLAE; this comes from the coding sequence ATGGCCGATCGGGCCGACAGCTTTATCGCGGCGGCGGCGGATCCGCAGCTCGCGGCGCTCGCCGCCGATCCGCGGCCGGCCGTTCTGTTCGATCGCGGCGGCACCCGGATCCTGTGGGCCAACGGCGCCGGCGCCGCTTATCTCGGCGTCTCCGACCCGGCTGCGCTCGCCCGTCGCGGCTTCGCCGCGGAGAGCGCCCCCGCGCGCCGCATCGCCACCCTCGCCCGCCAGCTGTCCGGCACCGAGGAGCGCACCGAACGCCTCGCCCTGCCGAAGGGCCTCTTGCCCCAGCCGGTGGTCTGCCGCGCCCGCCGCGTCGCCCTCGGCATCGAGCGCCACGTGCTGCTGGTGGTCGGCGACGGCACCGGCCGGCTCGACCCGGCGACGGCCGCGCGGCGCTACGAGGCGCTGACCGCGGCGGCCCGGCTCGCCGCGGCGCCGGCCGTGACCGAACTCTCCGCCGACATCGCCGGCGTGGCCGTTCCCGAGGACGCCCCGGCCGTGCCGGCCGTGCCTGCCCCCGCGCCGCGCGAGGCCGTCGCGGACGCCGCCGGCGAGACCATCCCGGAGGACGCGCCGGACGAGGGCGAGACCGCGCCCGGGACGGCAGCGGACGCCACGCCCGAACTCGCCGCTCGCGAGGCGGCCGTGGAGCCCGCCGAAGTCGCGACCGCCTCGACCGCGTCCGACGTCGCCGACGCTGTTCCGGTGCCGGCCGAACGCGCGGAGTCCGCACCCGGTGCGGTCGCGACGAAGGCAGCGGCATCGGCCCCCGCGGCGATCGCCGTCGCAGCCCCATCCGCGTCAGAAGTCCCTGCGGCAGCAAGCGTCTCGGACCCGGCCGACGCGACGGTGGACGCCGCCTTCACCGAGCCCGTCGCCGACGCCGACGCCGACGCTGACGGTATGTCGACGGTTGCTGCGGAATCGGACATCGCTGCCGGGATCGGCGAGCGGCCGGACCCGACAGTGTCGAACCCCACCGCTTCCCTGCCGGAGGCCGACGCCGCCATCGAACCCACCCCCGCCGAGGCGGTCGTGACGACCGGCGACGACGCCGACGCCGAAACCGACACCGGCGCGCCGATCGAGGCCGCGTCGGAGAGCGACGCGGCCGTCGAAGCCCCGGTGACCGACGACGCCGCGCCCGCCACCCCGGCCGAACCGACCTTCAAGGCGCCGACCCACGGCCGCGCCGTCCGCTTCGTGTTCGAGCTCGACGACGCCCTCGCCTTCCGCTTCGTCTCGGACGACCTCGCGGCCACCGTCGGCCCTCGCGCTGCCGACCTCGCGGGCCGACGGTGGCCGGACGTCGCCCGCGATTTCGGGCTCGATCCGCTCGGCCGGGTCGCCACGGCGCTCGGCCGGCGCGACACCTTCACCGGCCTGACGGTGGACTGGCCGGTGCAGGACGCCGCCGCGCGCGTGCCGGTCGACCTCGCGGGCATGCCGGTGTTCGGCCGCGACCGCGCCTTCAAGGGCTACCGCGGTTTCGGCATCGCCAAGTGCGGCGCGCTGTTCGCGGCGCCCGTCGCGGTGACGGCGGTGCTGGCGACGGCCGCACTCGCGACCGCCGCCGCCACGACCGCCGATACCTCGACCGACGACGCGCCGACGGCGAACGGCACCGATCTGCCCGCGGCCGAGGCGCCGGCGCTGGTCGAAGAGCCCGCGGTCGAGACCGTCGACACGCCGGTGGTGCCGCAGATCGCCGACGTCCCGACCGACCTCGGCGCCGGCTCGGACGAGGCCGCGGCCGAAGAGGCAGACGACGCGGCGTCGCCGCCCTGCGAGCCGAGCGACCTGCCCGCGGCCGAAGCCCCCGCTCTGGTCGAGGACTCCGAGACCGTCGAAATCGTGCACGCCCCCGGCGACGCGCCCGGTGTCGACGTGCCGCCCGAAGAAGTGGTGGACGATCTCGGCGGCGCCGCCTTCCGCGACGACGCCGACACGCCGGACGCCCCGCCGCCGCCCGCGCCACCGACCCCGCCCGCCGAACAGCCGTCGCCGCCCCGTCCCGACGAGGCGCCGGCGGGCCCGTCGACGCCGTCGGTCGAGCCGGCCGCGCCCGAGGTGCCGCCCGCGCCGCCGCCGGAAGCGCCCGCGCCGGCGCCGTCCGCCCCCGACACGGCTCCCGGTGCGCCCGAGGAAGTCCCTGCGGATCTGCCGGAGGAGGTCCCGGCCGGTGTGCCGGACGAGGCCCCGCTCGAGCGCCCGGACGAGGTCGCGCCGCCGGTCGTCGAGGAAACCGGCGCGCCGCTGCCGGACGAGATGCCCGCGCCGGTGATGCCGTCGGAGTTCGCCGCGCCGAGCCGCGTGGACGCCGAGGCGCCGACGCCGGACGAGACGGTCGCGCCGATGGCACCCGCCGCGTTCGCCGCGCAGGACCACTTGGGCACCGCGCCCGCGGGTTCGGCGACCGAGACGGGCCCCGAGGCCGGGGCCGACGACATGCCGGTGCCGATGGGCGCCGCCCGCGAGGTCGGCGAGATTCCCGCGCCGGCCCTTGCTGCGATCGGCGTCGAGTCGCCCCTCGCCGGGATCGGCACGCGGACCGCGGACGCGACCGCCGTCGCAACCGCGCCGACATCGACTGCCGAGCCGCAGACGATCGCCGACCCAGGCGAGACAACCAAGGCCGATAACTCCGAAGGCGCACCATCGGACACCCCGTCCGGAAGCACGGCCGCGGAGATCGTCGCCGTCGAGGCGGTTCCGGCTCCCAACGCCGACGAAGCCGTGGCGGAGACCGCCGAACGCGTCGCGGACGCGGTCGAGACCGTCGGCGAAGCGCCGGCCTTGGCCGACCACGCGGACCTGTCCACGACGGCCGAGCTTCCCGCCGCCGGGACGGCCACTGACTCGGTGGAGGCCCTGGCAGGGGAGACCGGCGGAACCGAGGCGGAGGCCGACGTCGACGAGCCCGCGGCTCCCGGCGTCGACGCCATCGAGATCGCCGATGCGCATACGTCCGGGCCCGCCGTCGTCGAGGCGAAGCCGGAACAGGTGAACGAGTTGGCCGCCGCGGCCGTGCCGCTTGCCCCCGAAGAGGCGGTGGCCGACGCCCGCTCGGACGAGGCACCCGTCACGATAGGCGCGGATGTGCCCGCCGCCACGGAGGCTCCGGCCGAGGTCGCTGCAGAGGTCGCCGAGATCGCGTCCGCCCCTCCGGTCCAACCGGCGATCGCCGAGATGATCCCGGCGGCCGTTGCCGATGCCGCCCCCACCGCACTCTTGGGGGACGCGCCCGCCGAGGCTCCCACGCTCGTCGAGGCGACCGCTACCCCCGACGACGCCGCAACCGACAGCCCGTCCGAGCCCGCGGCCGAACCGGTCATTGCCGCGCTCTCGACCGATGCAATCGACGAGGCCGACGCTCCGGCCACCGACGAGCCCGACGACGACGCCCCGGTGGTCGACGGCGTCGAGGCGGACGTCGCGTGGAGCGAGCGGACGACGGCCGAGGTGATCCCCTCCCCGATCGTGCCGCGCGCGGTGCCGAAGCCATTCTACTCCGACGCCGAGGCGGAGCGTCGCCAGCTGTCGCGGCCTGAGCGCGAGGCGTTCCAGAAGATCGCCGAGGCGCTCGGCGCGCGGCTCGAGGGCGGTGGACCGCTCGCCCCGGCCGGCGCCCTGCCCGAAGACGCCGAGGCATCTGCCGCGGCCGTCCCCACCGTCCCGGTGCCGCCGGCGCCGGCCGGGGTCGACTGCGCCCTGCTCGACCGGCTCCCGATCGCGATCGCGCTGCTGAAGGACGGCGAGGCGCTGTTCGTCAACCGCGCCTTCCTCGCCCTCACCGGCTACGACAGCGCCGCGGCGCTCGCGGACGCCGGCGGCATCTCCGCGGCCTTCGCGGGTTCCGCGCTGCCGCGCGACGCCTCGCTTCCGGCCCTGCGCCGGCGCGACGGCGTCGAGATCGCGGTCGCCGCCCGGCTGCACTCGGTGCCGGTCGACGGCGGCGCCGCCTCGATGCTCGTCATCCAGGAGACCGCGGCCGCCACCGGCGCGACCCGGGCCGCCAGCGCCGAGGCGCGTGCCGAGGAGCTCGAGGCCATCCTCGACACCGCCACCGACGGCGTCCTTGTGCTCGACCCCAAGGGCGTGGTGGTCGGCGCCAACCGTTCGGCCGAGGCGCTGTTCGGCACCGAGCGGTCGGCGATGGTCGGCGAGCCGCTGGTCTCGCTGCTCGCCCCCGAGAGCCACCGCGCCGCCATCGACTATCTCGACGGCCTGTCGCGCAACGGTCTCTCCAGCGTGCTCAACGACGGCCGCGAGGTGATCGGCCGGGTCCGCGGCGGCGGGCTGGTGCCGCTGTTCATGACGGTGGGCCGCGTCTCGGCGACGCGCTTCTGCGCGGTGCTGCGCGACATCACCCAGTGGAAGCGCGCCGAAGAGGAGCTGACCAACGCCAAGCGCGCCGCCGAGACGGCGTCGTCGCAGAAGTCGGAGTTCCTGGCCAAGATCAGCCACGAGATCCGCACGCCGCTCAACGCCATCATCGGCTTCTCCGAGGTGATGATGGAGGAGCGCTTCGGCCCGGTCGGCAGCGAGCGCTACAAGGAATACCTGCGCGACATCCACCTGTCCGGGGCTCACATCATGAGCCTCGTCAACGATCTGCTCGACCTCTCCAAGATCGAGGCCGGCAAGCTCGACCTCTCCTTCGAGGCGGTGGCGCCGAACGACGTCATCCGCGAATGCGTCGCGCTGATGCAGCCGCAGGCCAACCGCGAGCGCATCATCATCCGCACGTCGCTGTCGTCGAGCCTGCCGGCGGTGGTCGCCGACAGCCGCAGCCTGCGCCAGATCGTCCTGAACCTCCTGTCCAACGCCATCAAGTTCAACACGCCCGGCGGTCAGGTGATCGTCTCGACGCTCTACGAGGTCACCGGCGAGGTGGCGCTGCGCGTACGCGACACCGGCCCGGGCATGAGCGAGGACGACATCGCCAAGGCGCTGGAACCGTTCCGCCAGCTCCAGACCACCCGCCCCGGCCGCGGCACCGGCCTCGGCCTGCCGCTGACCAAGGCGCTGGTCGAGGCCAACCGCGCGAGCTTCCGGATCGACTCCACCGTCGGCCAGGGCACGCTGGTCCAGGTCACCTTCCCCTCGACGCGGGTGCTGGCGGAGTAG
- a CDS encoding phasin family protein, translating into MADENGADDPTETVRAAAEKTVEQARKAFDDMMGLAQRTVSNFENNGSQMRGHVRDMTRETLDFAGASAEAAFALVERLTRARNPEEAVQLQKAFLEAQMERLGRQARSLGDQTIRAAQDITKPFDR; encoded by the coding sequence ATGGCTGACGAGAACGGCGCCGACGATCCGACGGAGACCGTCCGGGCCGCGGCCGAGAAGACGGTCGAGCAGGCGCGCAAGGCCTTCGACGACATGATGGGCCTCGCCCAGCGCACGGTCTCCAACTTCGAGAACAACGGCTCGCAGATGCGCGGCCACGTCCGCGACATGACGCGCGAGACGCTGGACTTCGCCGGCGCCTCCGCCGAGGCGGCCTTCGCGCTCGTCGAGCGCCTGACGCGCGCGCGCAATCCGGAAGAGGCGGTGCAGCTGCAGAAGGCCTTCCTCGAGGCGCAGATGGAGCGGCTCGGCCGCCAGGCCCGCAGCCTCGGCGACCAGACCATCCGCGCCGCCCAGGACATCACCAAGCCGTTCGACCGCTGA
- a CDS encoding phasin codes for MTEAEKTTAAVAAPAAPKAARKPAAAPKAETFEAFAMGNLEFPEAFRDAAEKSVKQAKEGYEKFRAAAEEATDLIEDQIETTRTGITAINVKALEAAKANADATFKFAKDVLGVKTFAEVIELQSAFARQQFELATAQAKEMQELVQKLATESSQPVKDAFTKFVKDIKAA; via the coding sequence ATGACCGAGGCCGAGAAGACCACCGCCGCCGTTGCCGCCCCCGCCGCTCCCAAGGCCGCGCGCAAGCCCGCCGCCGCCCCGAAGGCCGAGACCTTCGAGGCCTTCGCCATGGGCAACCTCGAGTTCCCCGAGGCGTTCCGCGACGCCGCCGAGAAGTCGGTGAAGCAGGCCAAGGAGGGCTACGAGAAGTTCCGCGCCGCCGCCGAGGAGGCCACCGACCTGATCGAGGATCAGATCGAGACCACCCGCACCGGCATCACCGCGATCAACGTCAAGGCGCTCGAGGCAGCCAAGGCCAACGCCGACGCCACCTTCAAGTTCGCCAAGGACGTGCTCGGCGTGAAGACCTTCGCCGAGGTGATCGAGCTCCAGAGCGCCTTCGCCCGTCAGCAGTTCGAGCTGGCGACCGCCCAGGCCAAGGAGATGCAGGAACTGGTGCAGAAGCTCGCCACCGAGTCCTCGCAGCCGGTCAAGGACGCCTTCACCAAGTTCGTCAAGGACATCAAGGCCGCCTGA
- a CDS encoding translation initiation factor 2, whose protein sequence is MISRLFTAALAAVTLSGCATVVRGVTEEVRVEVAPSNALIATSIGHTCKGIPCRLEVSRKTEFSVTASAPGYRDETVFVSTAMSGGGAAGIAGNVLVGGVIGVGVDAVSGATLSHSPNPVLIALTPVNPKNPATPFVSRADLQAKIDAEKPPVKKSKPPVG, encoded by the coding sequence ATGATTTCAAGGCTTTTCACCGCCGCACTCGCGGCGGTGACCCTGTCCGGCTGCGCCACGGTGGTTCGCGGCGTCACGGAAGAAGTTCGCGTGGAGGTGGCTCCCTCGAACGCCCTGATTGCCACGTCGATCGGCCACACCTGCAAGGGCATCCCTTGTCGCCTCGAGGTCAGCCGCAAGACCGAGTTCTCGGTCACGGCCTCGGCGCCGGGCTATCGTGACGAGACCGTTTTCGTGAGCACGGCCATGTCGGGCGGCGGGGCCGCCGGCATCGCCGGCAACGTCCTGGTCGGTGGCGTCATCGGTGTCGGGGTCGATGCCGTGAGCGGAGCGACACTGTCGCACTCACCCAATCCCGTGTTGATCGCTCTCACGCCGGTTAATCCCAAGAACCCGGCCACCCCCTTCGTCAGCCGCGCAGATTTGCAAGCCAAGATCGACGCAGAGAAGCCGCCGGTCAAGAAATCCAAGCCGCCGGTCGGCTGA
- a CDS encoding tyrosine-type recombinase/integrase, whose product MTVVRVKGFKIFKDRHGRMRCYHRATGTPVDLVKAPLGTAEFFAACATIAATLAVAPDPKPGTLGMLVSLYRAHDAFAALAPRTRADYQRIFDYLKPIADTPLSRFDAPTVARIRDKAGQRGHRHGNYVRQVLSIVFAWGAERGHVAGNPAALVKGLKRPKDRPDANRPWTDAELHAVLAAAHPHLRAVLALMAYTGLGPKDAVKLPRSALKEGRIATRRSKTGEAVYWPCPSPLLAELAAMPAHDAVTLCASSRGRPWSQDGVQVAFQRIKKELEPVGAIGPGLTLYGLRHTVAVILRECGFDERTIADALGQKTIEMARHYAKGADLTRKMAGVVESFDAELNRRRAKPVKPD is encoded by the coding sequence GTGACCGTCGTTCGCGTCAAGGGCTTCAAGATCTTCAAGGACCGCCACGGGCGGATGCGGTGCTATCACCGCGCCACCGGCACCCCTGTCGACCTCGTCAAGGCACCGCTCGGCACGGCCGAGTTCTTCGCGGCTTGCGCGACCATTGCGGCGACGCTGGCGGTGGCGCCGGATCCGAAGCCCGGGACGCTCGGGATGCTCGTGTCGCTCTACCGCGCTCACGACGCCTTCGCCGCGCTCGCCCCACGCACGCGCGCCGACTACCAGCGCATCTTCGACTACCTCAAACCGATCGCCGACACCCCCCTCTCGAGGTTCGACGCCCCGACCGTCGCCCGCATCCGCGACAAGGCCGGGCAGCGCGGACACCGCCACGGCAACTACGTGCGACAGGTCCTGTCCATCGTGTTCGCATGGGGCGCCGAACGCGGGCACGTGGCCGGCAACCCGGCCGCGCTCGTGAAGGGTCTGAAGCGGCCGAAGGATCGCCCGGACGCCAACCGGCCGTGGACCGACGCCGAGCTTCATGCCGTGCTCGCCGCCGCGCACCCGCACCTTCGCGCCGTCCTCGCCCTGATGGCCTACACCGGCCTCGGGCCGAAGGACGCCGTCAAGCTACCGCGATCGGCGCTGAAGGAGGGCCGGATCGCGACGCGGCGCTCCAAGACCGGCGAGGCCGTGTACTGGCCGTGCCCTTCGCCGCTCCTGGCCGAACTGGCGGCGATGCCCGCTCACGACGCCGTCACGCTCTGCGCGTCCTCGCGCGGCCGTCCGTGGTCGCAGGACGGCGTCCAGGTGGCTTTTCAGCGGATCAAGAAGGAGTTGGAGCCGGTGGGTGCGATCGGCCCCGGGCTGACGCTCTATGGTCTCCGGCACACCGTCGCGGTGATCCTTCGCGAGTGCGGGTTCGACGAGCGAACCATCGCCGACGCGCTCGGGCAGAAGACGATCGAGATGGCGCGCCACTACGCGAAGGGCGCCGACCTCACCCGCAAGATGGCCGGCGTCGTCGAGTCGTTCGACGCGGAGTTGAACAGACGAAGGGCGAAGCCTGTCAAGCCGGATTGA
- a CDS encoding thermonuclease family protein translates to MNLLPILLFAAGVATAITSTPGETLRIVDGDTVALGRERIRLESIDAPERSRPHCRAEAEAATAASERLAELLDVETVTIARHGRDRYGRTLATLTTPSGDVGAVLVAEGLALPWRPGKAAHDERTAHWCGPGNTSSP, encoded by the coding sequence TTGAACCTGCTGCCGATCCTGCTCTTTGCCGCCGGCGTCGCGACCGCGATCACCTCCACCCCGGGCGAAACCCTTCGGATCGTCGACGGTGACACCGTCGCCCTCGGCCGCGAGCGTATCCGTCTCGAATCGATCGATGCACCCGAGCGCTCGCGCCCGCACTGCCGCGCCGAGGCCGAGGCCGCCACGGCCGCGTCCGAGCGCCTCGCCGAGCTGCTCGACGTCGAAACGGTGACGATCGCCCGCCACGGTCGGGACCGCTACGGCCGCACCCTCGCCACTCTGACGACGCCCTCCGGCGACGTCGGCGCGGTACTGGTCGCAGAGGGTCTCGCACTCCCGTGGAGGCCGGGCAAGGCCGCTCACGACGAGCGGACCGCGCACTGGTGCGGGCCGGGCAATACCTCGTCGCCGTGA
- a CDS encoding DUF2303 family protein gives MTDEQSDIAAAEGQIPVLVANPLQIPAGADGVEAIAELAAKANAFDLRWLGTDGLGTNLPPEVPILYDAAKGQVRSIRPEIEAYRLGPDRRRGTAEVTTLKSFADLLDRHKDEGSAVFAVTTWPEPRFVGVVDYHDLDNEPRHMEHRIVYRFPLTPEFKTWVEMNGKRMEQALFAAFLEEHAAELAAPTEAEIVEYERLFKERFATPAHLLELSRSLEVFVGAKAKRAERLQTGERTVEFVEEHRNGAGEKIEIPGIFMVSVPAFLDGDPIRIPARLRYRLGAGTIEWFYQLYRWDFWLRDRVQQDLLWVAKQTELPCFEGTPETTRSGA, from the coding sequence ATGACCGACGAACAGTCCGACATCGCCGCGGCGGAGGGGCAGATCCCCGTCCTCGTCGCCAATCCGCTGCAGATCCCCGCCGGCGCCGACGGCGTCGAGGCGATCGCCGAGCTCGCCGCCAAGGCCAACGCCTTCGATCTGCGCTGGCTCGGCACCGACGGTCTCGGCACCAACCTGCCGCCCGAGGTCCCGATCCTCTACGATGCCGCCAAGGGGCAGGTGCGGAGCATCCGGCCGGAGATCGAGGCCTATCGCCTCGGCCCCGACCGGCGCCGCGGTACCGCCGAGGTCACCACCCTGAAGAGCTTCGCCGACCTTCTCGACCGCCACAAGGACGAGGGCTCGGCCGTCTTCGCCGTGACCACGTGGCCCGAGCCGCGCTTCGTCGGCGTGGTCGATTACCACGATCTCGACAACGAACCGCGGCACATGGAGCACCGCATCGTCTACCGCTTCCCGCTGACCCCGGAGTTCAAGACCTGGGTCGAGATGAACGGCAAGCGGATGGAGCAGGCCCTGTTCGCCGCCTTCCTCGAGGAGCACGCCGCGGAACTGGCGGCGCCGACGGAGGCCGAGATCGTCGAGTACGAGCGGCTGTTCAAGGAGCGCTTCGCGACGCCCGCCCATCTCCTGGAGCTGTCCCGTTCGCTCGAGGTGTTCGTCGGCGCCAAGGCCAAGCGCGCCGAGCGTCTGCAGACCGGCGAGCGCACCGTCGAGTTCGTCGAGGAGCACCGCAACGGCGCCGGCGAGAAGATCGAGATCCCCGGCATCTTCATGGTCTCCGTCCCGGCCTTCCTCGACGGCGACCCGATCCGCATCCCCGCCCGCCTGCGCTACCGCCTGGGCGCGGGCACCATCGAGTGGTTCTATCAGCTCTACCGCTGGGACTTCTGGCTCCGCGACCGCGTCCAGCAGGATCTCCTCTGGGTCGCCAAGCAGACCGAGCTCCCCTGTTTCGAGGGCACGCCCGAGACCACCCGTTCCGGCGCCTGA
- the ssb gene encoding single-stranded DNA-binding protein codes for MSRSINRVTLLGHLGADPESRRTQDGRLVVTFRIATGEAWRDKTTGERKETTDWHTVVIFNEGLAKVAEQYLRRGSHVCVEGQLKTRKWQDQSGQDRYATEVVLQAFRGDLVLLDRSERQAPDETAYGAARTRPDRPDPTAAAAPPFDDEVPF; via the coding sequence ATGTCGAGATCCATCAACCGCGTCACCCTCCTCGGCCACCTCGGGGCCGATCCGGAGAGCCGCCGGACCCAGGACGGCCGGCTCGTCGTCACCTTCCGCATCGCCACCGGCGAGGCGTGGCGCGACAAGACCACCGGCGAGCGCAAGGAGACCACCGACTGGCACACGGTGGTGATCTTCAACGAGGGCCTCGCCAAGGTCGCCGAGCAGTATCTGCGCAGGGGCTCGCACGTCTGCGTCGAGGGCCAGCTCAAGACGCGCAAGTGGCAGGACCAGTCCGGGCAGGACCGCTACGCCACCGAGGTCGTGCTCCAGGCCTTCCGCGGCGATCTGGTCCTGCTCGACCGGTCCGAGCGCCAGGCGCCCGACGAAACCGCCTACGGCGCCGCCCGCACCCGTCCCGATCGCCCCGACCCGACCGCCGCAGCGGCCCCGCCCTTCGACGACGAAGTGCCGTTCTGA